The following DNA comes from Tunturibacter psychrotolerans.
GTGATGCAGGCTGATGGCACAAACGCGCGGATCGTGACCGATACGCTTGCCTTGCAGGGCTCTCCGGCATGGGACCCGGATGGCCGATCGATTACTTCGGCAGCGGACGATCATGGCGTCACGCATCTGTTTCGCGTGCCGCTGGATGGCCATCCGCCCACTGTTTTTGTGCAGGAATATTCGGTCGAGCCTGCGTGGGCGCCTGACGGGAGTTTTGTTGTTTATTCGGGACCGGATATCGGCACCACGTTTTCGGCGAAGGCGGTGACGGCGGAGGGTGGCGCGCATCCGCTGCCGGGCTTGACGCTGACGCGAGGTGCTCGGCACGTGTCCGTGCTGCCTGGTGGACGGGCACTTGTGCTGATGCGGGGAGAGATTCAACACAAGAGTCTGTGGCTGATTGATCTGGAAACGGGTACCGAGCGGCAGTTGACCCATCTTCCTGCTGACTTCGACCTTCGCGACTTCGACATCTCGCGGGATGGGCGAGAGGTTGTTCTCGAACGCGAGCAGGAGCGCTCGGATGTGATGATGCTGGATCTTGCGCGACGCTGATTTCGTGATGGAGAGTGCAGTTGCGTATGATGTGTCTCTGTTCGGTTCGGCGATGAGTTGAGATCGAACGAGGAGGCTTGCTTGCGAGTTGGTCTGATGACACGAGAGTATCCCCCCAATGTGTACGGGGGCGCTGGCGTTCACGTCGAATATCTTAGCCGAGAGTTGGCGAAGTCTATTGAGGTTGAGGTCCATTGCTGGGGGAAACAGTTTCTCGACGAAGGAAATCTGCATGTGCGCGGGGGGGAGCCGTGGTCGGAGATTACGAATGGCACGGAAGGAAAGTACAAGACAGCGCTTGAGACGTTCAGCCTGAATCTGGCGCAGGTGAAGTCGCTTGCGACGATCGACATTGTGCATACGCATACGTGGTATGTGGCGATGGCAGGATTTCTGGCGAAGAAGCTGTTCAACGTGCCGTTTGTGTTGACGACGCATAGCCTGGAGCCGCTACGCGCGTGGAAGGCAGAGCAGCTTGGCAGCGGTTATGCGATGAGCTCGTGGATGGAGCGGACTGCGATTCTGGATGCAGATGCTGTGATCGCGGTGTCGCAGGGCACGAAGGAAGATATTCTGCGCGCTTACCCTGAGATCAAGCCGGAGCGCATTCACGTTATCTATAACGGGATCGATCTGAATGAGTATCAGAAGACTGCGGAGACCTCGGCGCTGATCAAGTATGGGGTTGATCCGGCGGTGCCTTATGTTTTGTTTGTTGGCCGGATTACACGACAGAAGGGCGTGACGCATCTTGTGGAGGCGATTCCTCATCTTCCGAAGGGAACGCAGGTGGTGCTGTGTGCGGGCGCGCCGGATACGCCGGAGATTGCGGCTGAGATGCGCGAGAAGATTGAGCAAGTCAGAAAAATAAATCCGCGCGTTGTGTGGATCGAGAAGATGCTGTCGAGGACGGAGGCGATTCAGTTCTATAGCAACGCGAGTGTGTTTTGCTGCCCGTCGGTGTATGAGCCATTCGGGATTATCAACCTGGAGGCGATGGCTTGCCGGGCTCCGGTTGTAGCGAGCGCTGTTGGAGGAATTCTGGAGGTTGTTGTGGATGGCGAGACGGGCTATCTCGTGCCATTCGAACAGGACCCAGTGACGACGTTTCCTTCGAATCCAGAGAAGTTCTCGCGGGATCTTGCGGAGAAGATTTCAGCGCTGCTGGCTGATCCTGAGAAAGCGAAACGATTTGGGGAGGCGGGCCGCAGACGCGTGGAGGAGACTTTTGCGTGGTCTGCTATTGCTGACCAGACGATTAGTCTTTATCGACAACTCATTCGAAGCGCTCGGGGAAACGTGTGACGATGTTGCGTCTATGAGCCGAACAAAGCTTCGGCGGATTTGACGGGGGTCGTGTCCCACTTTGAGATGACGACCATCCTGACTTCGCGGTTGAGGTCACTGGCTTTGTCGATGTAAATGCTGTTGCGATAGATGAGCTGGACGAACAAGATGGTGCCTGAGCGCGTTCGGTAACGCCATTCGACAGCGCCTTCGGGCGGGGAGGCAGCGAGTGCCCTGGCGAGGAGGGGGATTTCCTCAGGTGGTCTCAACTGCTCGACAGACATGGTGAGGAGATCCTTGATCTCGTACTCCATCAAATTGGCGAATTGCTGATTGCAGGCGATGATCTGGTGAGAGTCCCTGTCAAAGAAGTATGCCGGTGATGTGACGAGCCGCAGCAGATCGTCAAGGTTGTCCACGGGGCATCCTCCTCGGAATGAATTTACGATTCTATCGCGCTTTTTTCGTTAGGCGATATAGGGAAGGTGGGGGACGCGGCAGGATCGAACGGCGACCAGCCGATTGAGAGTCGAATGCTGCAATAATCTTGGCGTATGAATAGCCACTTGCACCTCCCGACCGATCCCGGTAGCGACTGCCTAATCTTAACGCACGGTGCTGGCGCAAACTGCGACACCCCGCTCCTCATAGCATTGGCAGACGCCTTTTGCGCCTCGGGGATGACAGTGCTACGCTTCGATCTCCCCTTTCGCCAGTTGCGACCGCACGGGCCACCACCACGTGGCAGTGCGGAACGGGATCAGCAGGGAATTCGAGCTGCCGTTGCGACGATGCGGCAACAAACTTCAGGTCGTTTGTTTGTGGGCGGTCATTCCTATGGAGGAAGGCAGGCGTCGATGCTTGCTGCAGCTGAACCCGGTCTGATAGATCGGCTCCTGCTGCTCTCGTACCCGCTTCACCCACCGCGACGGCCCGATGAGTTACGTACCGGGCATTTTCCAGAGTTGAAGACTCCCGCGCTGTTTGTTCACGGCACTCGGGATGGGTTTGGTTCCACGGACGAATTGATTGCAGCGTTGAGGCTCATCCCGGCACGAACCGAACTGCTCGAGATCGCCGGTGCGGGGCATGAACTTATGACCAAGAGCAATCGTCAAGAGTTTCCAAATTTTGTGGTGGAGGCGTTCCGGTTTTGAAGAACTTATATCGCTACGATGATGAAGCTGACCGTCATGCTCGTTATCCCGGAGTACCACCACCGTTCGCCGGCGAGGTAAGGCTCGGGATGTGAGCGTCTGATAGGGGCGGTCGAGCAACCGGCAAGGCGAGGGAAAGGCGAAGGATGGCAACGACACGCACGGGTCAAACCTCTCGACTGAACCGACGTCTGTGTGCCGCATCTCTGTAACCAAATTGCTGCTGGATTATTCCGCGCGGTTTCTTCTGCCGGGCGGAATAAAAGCTCGCCTTGCCAGTTATAGACGGTGCAGACAATCAAAATCAGATGGAGATTGATATGAATCGGTTCAAGGAAGACAAAGTAGTGCAGGAGAACGAAGATGTTACGAAGCCCGTGGGCGACGGCATCGACCGGCGCAATTTTCTGGGTTGCATGGCGTGGGCCGGCACAGGGCTGCTGTGGTCGATGGTTGGCGGTGTGCCGACTTCGAGGCTCTTGGCGCAGACGATGAAGGGTGCTGGGACCGGAGTTGGGAAGGTAGAGGATTTTTCGTTCGTGCAAATCAGCGATTGCCACATCGGATTCAACAAGGGCGCAAATCCCGATGTGACAGGAACGCTGAAGAAGGCAATAGACAGGGCCAATATTGTGCCTGCCGGCATGAAGGCTCCTGACTTCATGATTCACACCGGCGACATCACACAGAATTCGAAAGCAGCGGAGTTCGATACGGCGTCGCAGCTTATTAAAGGTTTCAAGAATGAGGTGTTCTATGTGCCGGGGGAGCACGACTACATCGACGATGGTACGCAGTACAAGCAGCGTTTTGGCAAGGGCACGGTGGGCAATGGCTGGTACAGCTACAACCACAAGGGCGTGCACTTTGTGGGCCTGAACAACTGCGTACAAGTAGATGCGATGGGGAATATGGGCGAGGATCAATTGAAGTGGCTGAAGTCTGACCTGGCCGGGTTGAGTCACTCCACTCCGATCGTTGTTTTCGCCCATATTCCTTTGTGGATGGTCTATGAGAAGTGGGGATGGGGCACGAAGGACGGAGAGCAGGCACTCGCCATGTTGAAGCCCTTCGGTTCGGTGACGGTTCTAAACGGTCACATTCACCAGGTGGTGCAAAAGGTCGAAGGCAATGTAACCTTCCACACGGCGATGGCGACGGCGTTTCCGCAGCCTGCACCGGGAGCGGCACCGAATCCAGGGCCGATGATGGTTCCAGCGGGCAAGCTGGAGAGTGTGATTGGAGTGACCAAGGTCAAGGTCGTTCGAGGACATAATCATCTGGCTGTCGTCGACACGACATTGGCGGAGACTCTCTAGTGCGCCCGTGGATTGCTGCGGCATTGACCGTCGCCGCAGTAACAGCCTTGGGGCATGTTCATCCGTTTGGGAATCCGCGTGTCGAGCCGGCGAAAGGACTCGGCACGCTGTTGGAGGGTGCGACCATGCCAGCAGACGCGAAGGCGGTACTGGTGAACAAGTGTGCGGACTGCCACTCGAGCGAAACTCGCTGGCCAGTGTATGCGCGGATCGCTCCAGGATCGTGGCTGATTGAGCGCGACATCATTGAGGCGCGCAAAAAGATGGACCTCTCACACTGGGAGCAGATGCCGGCGGAGAAGCAGCAGGTTTTGACTGCGAAGATATTCGAAGAGGCAAAGAGCGGGGACATGCCTCCGCTGCAGTATCGGTTGCTGCACTGGGACGCGAAGCTTTCCAAGACCGATGTGCAGGCGCTCTCGATGTTGGGTAAGAGTGCGAGTGGGAGCGAGGCGACTCTCGCTGGGGATGGCGATGCTGTGCAAGGCAAGGCTGTGTTCGAGAAGCGTTGCACAGGCTGTCATGCGATGGCGGTTGATCGCGAGGGACCGAGGTTGGCAGGAGTTTATGGCAGAAGGGCGGGAAGCATCACGGAATTTACATATTCCGCGGGCTTGAAGAATTCTGGCGTGACTTGGAACGATGCGACTCTGGAGAAGTGGTTGAGCGATCCCGATTCGATGGTTCCGGACAACAATATGAGCTTCAGCGTTCCCAAGGCTAAAGAGCGACAAGACCTGATCGCTTACCTGAAGCAGTAACAAGAGATGGACTCAATTGTAAGGAGACGATATGTCGGATTGGCTGAACGATGTGATCGGCAACGATTTAATTGCAGTCTACGAAGACCATCATTTCACCGAGGACGCCATCCTTTGGCTCCGAGAAAGACCTCGCACATTTGGCGAGCTGCGCGCGGAAGAGATCGACTGGTTACGGTGGATGGCCGCGAACATACAGGACAAGGATACGTTGGAAAAACTGTCAAGGGATTCTGATACCGATGTTCGTATGTGGGTGGCGTGCAACCCTGTAACCCCTCGATTAGTTCTCGAGGCACTCGCAGAAGATCCGACCGTCTTCGTCCGAAGAGGAGTTGCTCAAAACAGAAGCACGCCTACGCATCTATTGATAAGGCTTAACGCCGATCCGGACCTTCAAGTCCGAGCGTTAGTTCTAAAGAACGCAGTGAAGAATCATGCCTATCCTAGTTAAACAATTGAATGACCTAGATTCGTTTCTTAACGGCACCTGCAGCCCACAGGCGTCGTAACTCAGCAAACTGCGTCTCGCTGTCGGCGAAGCTTGGAGGATATCCCATGAGAATGTTCAAAAATTT
Coding sequences within:
- a CDS encoding metallophosphoesterase family protein, with product MNRFKEDKVVQENEDVTKPVGDGIDRRNFLGCMAWAGTGLLWSMVGGVPTSRLLAQTMKGAGTGVGKVEDFSFVQISDCHIGFNKGANPDVTGTLKKAIDRANIVPAGMKAPDFMIHTGDITQNSKAAEFDTASQLIKGFKNEVFYVPGEHDYIDDGTQYKQRFGKGTVGNGWYSYNHKGVHFVGLNNCVQVDAMGNMGEDQLKWLKSDLAGLSHSTPIVVFAHIPLWMVYEKWGWGTKDGEQALAMLKPFGSVTVLNGHIHQVVQKVEGNVTFHTAMATAFPQPAPGAAPNPGPMMVPAGKLESVIGVTKVKVVRGHNHLAVVDTTLAETL
- a CDS encoding PAS domain-containing protein; this translates as MDNLDDLLRLVTSPAYFFDRDSHQIIACNQQFANLMEYEIKDLLTMSVEQLRPPEEIPLLARALAASPPEGAVEWRYRTRSGTILFVQLIYRNSIYIDKASDLNREVRMVVISKWDTTPVKSAEALFGS
- a CDS encoding alpha/beta hydrolase family protein, giving the protein MNSHLHLPTDPGSDCLILTHGAGANCDTPLLIALADAFCASGMTVLRFDLPFRQLRPHGPPPRGSAERDQQGIRAAVATMRQQTSGRLFVGGHSYGGRQASMLAAAEPGLIDRLLLLSYPLHPPRRPDELRTGHFPELKTPALFVHGTRDGFGSTDELIAALRLIPARTELLEIAGAGHELMTKSNRQEFPNFVVEAFRF
- a CDS encoding heme-binding domain-containing protein, translating into MRPWIAAALTVAAVTALGHVHPFGNPRVEPAKGLGTLLEGATMPADAKAVLVNKCADCHSSETRWPVYARIAPGSWLIERDIIEARKKMDLSHWEQMPAEKQQVLTAKIFEEAKSGDMPPLQYRLLHWDAKLSKTDVQALSMLGKSASGSEATLAGDGDAVQGKAVFEKRCTGCHAMAVDREGPRLAGVYGRRAGSITEFTYSAGLKNSGVTWNDATLEKWLSDPDSMVPDNNMSFSVPKAKERQDLIAYLKQ
- the glgA gene encoding glycogen synthase, with the protein product MRVGLMTREYPPNVYGGAGVHVEYLSRELAKSIEVEVHCWGKQFLDEGNLHVRGGEPWSEITNGTEGKYKTALETFSLNLAQVKSLATIDIVHTHTWYVAMAGFLAKKLFNVPFVLTTHSLEPLRAWKAEQLGSGYAMSSWMERTAILDADAVIAVSQGTKEDILRAYPEIKPERIHVIYNGIDLNEYQKTAETSALIKYGVDPAVPYVLFVGRITRQKGVTHLVEAIPHLPKGTQVVLCAGAPDTPEIAAEMREKIEQVRKINPRVVWIEKMLSRTEAIQFYSNASVFCCPSVYEPFGIINLEAMACRAPVVASAVGGILEVVVDGETGYLVPFEQDPVTTFPSNPEKFSRDLAEKISALLADPEKAKRFGEAGRRRVEETFAWSAIADQTISLYRQLIRSARGNV